The following are encoded together in the Lathyrus oleraceus cultivar Zhongwan6 chromosome 3, CAAS_Psat_ZW6_1.0, whole genome shotgun sequence genome:
- the LOC127130646 gene encoding protein FAR1-RELATED SEQUENCE 5-like: MGIKYLKEIKKHEIHDFNDKHNHQLQLSETTHMLASQCKLSEVQAHEINFADDAGIKQKALFELMSRQVGGRENLGYTRVNQKNYLHIKRLGNMAYGEASTLLQHFQQKCIQNPSFYHGVQLDIEEQITNIFWTDARMIMDYEYFGDVVTLDITCSTNNTYRPLVVFAGFNHFRGVVIFGVALLYDETA; this comes from the coding sequence ATGGGAATAAAATACTTGAAAGAGATTAAGAAACATGAAATTCATGATTTTAACGATAAGCATAATCATCAGTTGCAGCTTTCTGAAACAACCCACATGCTTGCATCTCAATGCAAATTATCTGAAGTTCAAGCTCATGAGATTAACTTTGCAGATGATGCAGGAATCAAGCAAAAGGCTTTATTTGAGCTAATGAGTAGGCAAGTTGGTGGTAGAGAGAATCTTGGTTATACACGTGTGAATCAAAAGAATTACCTTCACATTAAAAGATTGGGAAATATGGCTTACGGAGAGGCAAGCACTTTATTACAACACTTTCAACAAAAGTGTATACAAAATCCATCGTTTTACCATGGAGTCCAATTAGACATTGAAGAACAAATAACAAATATTTTTTGGACTGATGCAAGAATGATAATGGATTATGAATACTTTGGTGATGTAGTCACTCTTGACATTACATGTAGTACTAATAATACATATAGGCCTTTGGTTGTATTTGCAGGATTTAATCATTTCAGAGGGGTTGTAATATTTGGTGTTGCGCTTCTTTATGATG